From Etheostoma spectabile isolate EspeVRDwgs_2016 chromosome 8, UIUC_Espe_1.0, whole genome shotgun sequence, a single genomic window includes:
- the LOC116694309 gene encoding solute carrier family 41 member 2, whose protein sequence is MVVLQSQDEQPPPSGSVGRGTSQQYGSNLSQHSGGPQHFSSNGNISAVNTSLHYEPQDYTETDFLLPNQLYDRSRFSGSVSAKDAGDAGAPAESVCSMVLQILVPFLLAGLGTVSAGVLLEVVQNWVVFQEVAELFILVTAILGMKGNLEMTLASRLSTAVNAGKMEHAREKWMLIIGNLALKQLQATVLGLLASLMATVLGWIVEGEMPLHHVMLLVSTSVSTAFVASFLQGIIMVGVIIGSKRMGFNPDNVATPMAASFGDLITLALLACFSRWFYSLIDLYPHVLYLVVLLLLCLTPLWVVISSKHPASCILLRTGWEPIITAMFISSIGGLILDKTVSDPNLAGLIVYAPVINGIGGNLVSIQSSRISTKLHLNYSPGEVPEDRKGCFSPCRTFFGSGANHRSAQILLLLVIPGQLVFLLTIHLMKGGTTLPSPLLTVAFLSASLIQVFSLLCLADCIVHCLWRRGKDPDSYSIPYLTALGDLLGTGLLSLAFVMLWYIGDSGSV, encoded by the exons ATGGTTGTCCTGCAGTCACAAGATGAGCAACCACCACCAAGTGGCTCTGTGGGCAGAGGCACCAGTCAACAGTACGGATCCAACCTGTCTCAACACTCTGGAGGTCCACAACATTTTAGCTCTAATGGGAATATTTCAGCTGTCAACACCAGTCTCCATTATGAGCCACAGGATTACACTGAGACGGACTTTCTGCTCCCGAATCAACTCTATGATAGGTCAAGGTTTAGTGGATCTGTGAGCGCAAAGGATGCAGGTGACGCTGGTGCACCTGCTGAGTCAGTCTGTTCCATGGTGCTTCAGATCCTGGTGCCCTTTCTTCTGGCCGGGCTCGGGACTGTGTCGGCTGGGGTGCTGCTTGAAGTGGTTCAG AACTGGGTCGTGTTCCAAGAAGTCGCCGAGCTCTTCATCCTGGTGACGGCAATATTAGGCATGAAAGGAAACCTGGAAATGACTCTGGCCTCGAGGCTCTCGACTGCT GTGAATGCAGGAAAAATGGAACATGCCAGAGAAAAGTGGATGTTGATCATTGGGAACCTGGCGCTAAAGCAG CTACAAGCCACAGTGCTCGGCCTGTTAGCCTCTCTGATGGCGACCGTGTTGGGCTGGATAGTAGAGGGAGAGATGCCCTTACACCATGTGATGCTCCTGGTTTCAACCAGTGTTTCTACCGCCTTCGTGGCTTCTTTTCTGCAAG GTATTATTATGGTGGGAGTGATCATTGGATCCAAGCGGATGGGATTCAACCCTGACAACGTGGCCACACCCATGGCCGCCAGCTTTGGAGATCTCATCACTCTTGCTTTGCTGGCCTGCTTCAGTCGGTGGTTCTACTCCCTTATAG ATCTGTATCCCCATGTGTTGTACCTGGTGGTTCTGTTACTGTTGTGCCTGACTCCTCTTTGGGTGGTCATCTCGTCCAAACACCCAGCCAGTTGCATCCTGCTCCGCACAGGCTGGGAACCAATCATTACAGCCATGTTTATCAGCAG TATTGGAGGGCTTATTCTGGACAAGACTGTGTCAGATCCAAACCTCGCAGGACTCATAGTTTATGCTCCAGTCATAAATG GTATTGGAGGAAACCTCGTCTCCATACAGTCCAGCCGTATTTCTACTAAACTGCATTTGAATTACTCACCCGGGGAGGTTCCTGAGGACCGTAAGGGCTGCTTCAGCCCTTGTCGCACTTTCTTTGGTTCAG GAGCAAACCATCGATCTGCTCAGATTCTGCTTCTCTTGGTGATCCCTGGACAGCTGGTCTTCTTACTCACTATTCACCTGATGAAAGGAGGCACCACTTTGCCCAGTCCTCTACTGACTGTCGCCTTTTTGTCTGCTTCCCTGATTCAG GTCTTCTCCTTGCTGTGCTTAGCCGACTGTATCGTCCACTGTCTCTGGCGGAGGGGTAAAGACCCCGACAGTTACTCAATACCCTACCTTACAGCTCTCGGAGACCTACTTGGTACTGGTCTCCTCTCTCTTGCCTTTGTCATGCTGTGGTACATCGGTGATTCAGGCAGTGTATAG